In one window of Caldanaerobius fijiensis DSM 17918 DNA:
- a CDS encoding NAD(P)/FAD-dependent oxidoreductase, with protein sequence MLKYDVVIVGGGPAGLGAAIEACDAGSKVLILERDDELGGILRQCIHNGFGLHEFKEELTGPEYANRFIEQVKARDIDVKLNTMVLDITPERTVYAVNSKDGVMSIKAGSIVLAMGCRERTRGAIGIPGARPAGVYTAGTAQRFINIEGYMPGREVVILGSGDIGLIMARRLTLEGAIVKCVLEIMPYSTGLTRNIVQCLNDFDIPLLLNHTVIEVHGKKRVEGVTIARVDERRMPVHGTEKYISCDTLLLSVGLIPENELSKKASVVLDRVTGGAVVDEYMHTSIDGIFACGNVLQVHDLVDNVTKESRIAGKSAALYAQGKLRRAEEYIYTRAGNGIRYVVPQKITADGRDDITLNMRVTDIFENTYIVLKNDDKTVKRFKRDYLTPGEMQVLKVKRSDLEGIKGQLIVEVER encoded by the coding sequence ATGCTTAAGTACGATGTGGTAATAGTTGGAGGTGGCCCTGCGGGATTGGGTGCTGCAATAGAAGCCTGTGATGCCGGTTCTAAAGTTTTAATATTAGAAAGAGACGATGAACTGGGAGGAATCCTCAGGCAGTGTATTCATAATGGCTTTGGTTTGCACGAGTTTAAGGAAGAATTGACAGGTCCTGAATATGCCAATAGGTTTATAGAACAGGTAAAGGCCAGGGATATTGATGTAAAGCTCAATACCATGGTTCTCGATATAACCCCTGAGAGAACTGTTTACGCTGTAAACAGTAAAGATGGCGTGATGTCCATAAAGGCAGGTTCTATAGTGCTGGCAATGGGATGTAGGGAGAGAACCAGGGGGGCTATAGGCATTCCTGGTGCAAGACCTGCTGGGGTTTATACCGCGGGAACAGCTCAGAGGTTTATTAACATAGAAGGGTATATGCCGGGCAGAGAAGTGGTTATATTAGGCTCTGGCGATATCGGCCTTATTATGGCAAGACGCTTAACCTTAGAAGGGGCAATTGTAAAATGTGTTCTGGAAATTATGCCTTATTCTACAGGGTTGACCAGAAATATCGTACAGTGTCTGAACGATTTTGATATACCTTTACTGCTAAATCACACGGTTATAGAGGTACATGGGAAAAAGAGGGTAGAAGGTGTAACTATAGCTAGAGTAGATGAAAGAAGAATGCCTGTTCACGGTACCGAAAAGTATATAAGCTGTGATACTTTGCTGCTGTCCGTAGGTTTGATTCCTGAGAATGAGCTTTCTAAGAAAGCATCAGTTGTGTTGGATAGAGTAACTGGTGGTGCAGTTGTAGATGAATATATGCACACATCCATTGATGGTATATTCGCATGTGGCAACGTATTGCAAGTTCACGACCTGGTAGACAACGTGACGAAGGAGAGTAGAATAGCAGGCAAAAGTGCTGCTCTATATGCCCAGGGTAAACTTAGAAGAGCCGAGGAGTACATCTATACACGAGCTGGAAATGGTATAAGGTATGTAGTACCTCAGAAAATAACAGCAGATGGCAGAGATGATATAACCTTGAATATGAGGGTAACAGATATCTTTGAAAATACGTACATTGTGTTGAAAAACGATGACAAAACTGTAAAGCGTTTTAAAAGGGACTATTTGACTCCTGGTGAGATGCAGGTTTTGAAGGTTAAGCGTTCAGATCTAGAAGGGATTAAGGGGCAGTTGATTGTGGAGGTTGAGCGATAA
- the dhaM gene encoding dihydroxyacetone kinase phosphoryl donor subunit DhaM: MVNIVLVSHSKKMAEGLQDLLYDMVKDSVRVVAVGGLEGDSLGTDAGRILNAIEEVYTDDGVVVITDLGSAVVSAQMAINMIEDEKKRNNVRIADCPFLEGAVAAVLEASIRGKIEDVLNAAQQARDYGKIV; this comes from the coding sequence ATGGTAAATATTGTACTTGTGTCGCATAGTAAAAAGATGGCCGAGGGCTTGCAGGATTTACTTTATGATATGGTAAAGGATTCAGTGAGAGTGGTCGCCGTGGGAGGTCTAGAGGGCGATTCTCTTGGCACCGATGCGGGAAGGATACTTAATGCGATTGAAGAAGTCTATACAGATGACGGGGTTGTAGTTATAACGGATCTCGGGAGCGCGGTTGTAAGTGCACAGATGGCGATAAACATGATAGAAGATGAGAAAAAACGAAATAATGTCAGGATTGCGGATTGCCCGTTTTTGGAAGGTGCTGTGGCGGCGGTGCTAGAGGCATCAATAAGAGGAAAAATTGAAGATGTTTTAAATGCTGCACAACAGGCGAGAGATTATGGAAAAATCGTGTGA
- the gltX gene encoding glutamate--tRNA ligase → MAEVRTRFAPSPTGYMHIGNLRTALYAYLIARKNNGKFILRIEDTDQERYVEGAVDVIYNTLKLVGLQYDEGPDIGGAYGPYIQSQRKNIYAEYAKKLIDLGGAYYCFCSKERLEALREECKKKGIPFKYDGHCRNISKEEAEERIKKGEQYVIRQKIPMTGRTGFHDEVYGDITVSNDTLDDNILIKSDGMPTYNFAHVIDDHLMGITHVVRGSEYLSSTPKYVLLYKAFGWDIPVYIHLPLIVRPDGKKLSKREGDASFEDFYEKGYLKEAIINYIALLGWSPGTDEEIFSLKELEQRFSIEGLNKSPAVFDINKLRWMNGEYIRRMSLEQFNEAAMPYYKKVIKRQNIDFMKLSSLLHTRTEVLSEIPENIDFIEELPDYDVNMYVHKKMRTDLKNSLEHLKKAYEVLQDVQEWDDEHIHDALFKLIQELGVKNGQVLWPIRTAVSGKQFTPGGAIELSSLLGKEETLRRIKIGIDKLSNV, encoded by the coding sequence ATGGCAGAAGTAAGAACGAGGTTTGCACCCAGTCCGACGGGATATATGCATATCGGCAATTTGAGGACGGCTCTTTATGCGTATCTCATTGCCAGAAAAAACAATGGAAAATTTATACTTCGTATTGAAGATACGGATCAAGAACGGTACGTAGAGGGGGCCGTTGACGTAATTTACAATACTTTGAAATTGGTTGGTTTACAGTATGATGAGGGGCCGGATATAGGAGGTGCTTATGGTCCTTATATTCAGAGCCAGAGAAAAAATATATATGCTGAATACGCAAAAAAATTGATTGATTTAGGTGGTGCTTATTATTGCTTTTGTTCCAAAGAACGCCTTGAGGCGTTGAGGGAAGAATGTAAGAAAAAAGGTATTCCTTTTAAATACGATGGCCATTGTAGAAACATAAGCAAAGAAGAAGCAGAAGAGAGAATAAAAAAAGGTGAACAGTATGTCATAAGACAGAAAATCCCTATGACGGGCAGAACTGGTTTCCATGATGAGGTATATGGAGACATAACTGTATCCAATGATACCCTCGATGACAACATTTTGATAAAATCGGATGGCATGCCTACATATAATTTTGCCCATGTAATAGATGACCATCTGATGGGTATTACTCATGTGGTAAGAGGTAGTGAATACCTTTCTTCAACACCTAAATATGTCCTTCTCTATAAGGCTTTTGGATGGGATATTCCCGTATATATTCATTTGCCTTTGATCGTCAGGCCTGACGGTAAAAAGTTGAGCAAAAGGGAAGGTGATGCTTCTTTTGAGGATTTTTATGAAAAAGGGTACCTTAAAGAGGCTATAATAAACTACATCGCCCTTTTGGGGTGGAGCCCCGGCACCGATGAGGAAATATTTAGCCTTAAGGAGCTGGAACAGAGGTTTTCTATAGAAGGACTTAATAAATCTCCTGCAGTTTTTGACATCAATAAATTGCGCTGGATGAATGGAGAGTATATAAGGCGAATGAGCCTTGAGCAGTTTAATGAGGCCGCGATGCCCTATTATAAAAAAGTGATCAAAAGGCAGAATATTGACTTTATGAAGCTGAGCAGCCTTTTGCATACGCGAACAGAGGTGTTGAGTGAGATACCTGAGAATATAGATTTTATTGAAGAATTGCCTGATTATGATGTGAATATGTACGTCCATAAAAAGATGAGGACAGATCTTAAAAATTCACTGGAGCACCTTAAAAAAGCTTATGAAGTATTGCAGGATGTCCAAGAATGGGATGATGAGCATATTCACGATGCGTTATTTAAGCTTATTCAGGAGCTGGGCGTAAAAAATGGACAGGTTTTATGGCCTATCAGAACAGCTGTTTCAGGTAAGCAATTTACACCGGGCGGTGCCATTGAACTGAGCAGCCTTTTAGGTAAAGAGGAAACTCTTAGGCGGATCAAAATCGGTATCGATAAGCTATCAAATGTTTAA
- a CDS encoding DUF1667 domain-containing protein, with protein MEKTLICIGCPQGCRLNVTVDGDNVDVRGYKCKRGLDYARQEAIHPVRTLTTTVLVEGRKRPLPVRTREPIPKELLFKAMKQLATIKVKPPVKIGDVVLRDILGTGVDVIATDNMY; from the coding sequence ATGGAAAAGACTTTAATTTGCATAGGATGTCCGCAGGGTTGCCGTCTTAATGTCACTGTTGATGGGGATAACGTTGATGTAAGAGGCTATAAATGTAAAAGAGGACTAGACTATGCCAGGCAAGAAGCTATCCATCCTGTGAGGACGCTTACCACGACGGTTTTGGTAGAGGGTAGAAAAAGACCTCTTCCGGTAAGGACGAGAGAACCCATCCCTAAAGAGTTGCTGTTTAAAGCAATGAAGCAATTAGCTACCATTAAGGTAAAGCCACCGGTGAAAATAGGGGATGTTGTCTTAAGGGATATCCTTGGAACAGGTGTGGATGTGATTGCCACAGATAATATGTACTAA
- the pgeF gene encoding peptidoglycan editing factor PgeF, whose product MPQIGFKRNEVDGVVFYTIPSFEKEGIKHLFTTRIGGVSKGCYESLNLSLNRYDRKEEIYQNFHRICDVGGFDYDALVLSDQVHGDRIVKVGVEDKGKGLSRESDITNADGLMTCDKGVTLVTFYADCVPLFFYDRVNKAIALSHSGWKGTALRIAQKTLAAMGKEYGTKPEDCIVAIGPSIGVCCYEVGDDVIRQFQDIETPTPVFQSKGNGKWMLDLQKINYYLFIEAGVPDENITISGICTSCNHDFYSYRRDRGITGSMAAFMQL is encoded by the coding sequence ATGCCGCAGATTGGTTTTAAAAGAAATGAAGTTGACGGCGTGGTCTTTTATACTATACCCTCTTTTGAAAAGGAGGGAATAAAGCACCTGTTTACTACCAGGATTGGAGGTGTAAGCAAGGGGTGCTATGAGTCTTTAAATTTGAGCCTCAATAGATACGATAGAAAAGAAGAAATATATCAAAATTTTCATAGAATATGTGATGTAGGTGGATTTGATTATGATGCTCTTGTTCTCTCTGATCAGGTGCACGGCGATAGGATTGTAAAAGTTGGTGTGGAGGATAAAGGAAAAGGGCTGTCAAGGGAAAGTGATATTACCAACGCTGATGGGCTTATGACTTGCGATAAAGGGGTCACCCTTGTAACCTTTTATGCGGATTGTGTTCCGTTGTTTTTTTATGATAGAGTCAATAAGGCTATAGCTTTATCTCATTCGGGCTGGAAAGGAACGGCTTTGCGGATTGCCCAGAAAACGCTGGCTGCTATGGGAAAGGAATATGGAACAAAGCCAGAGGATTGTATTGTAGCTATTGGGCCTTCCATAGGTGTATGTTGCTATGAGGTGGGAGATGATGTGATTCGACAGTTTCAGGATATAGAAACTCCTACCCCTGTATTTCAATCTAAGGGAAATGGAAAGTGGATGCTAGACTTGCAGAAGATTAATTATTACCTTTTTATTGAGGCAGGAGTACCTGATGAAAATATTACAATAAGCGGGATATGTACCAGCTGTAACCACGACTTTTATTCTTACAGGAGGGATAGAGGTATCACTGGTAGCATGGCTGCTTTCATGCAACTATAA
- a CDS encoding H-type small acid-soluble spore protein: MDFKRAVDIVNSKETYEVLYNGKSVWITGLHPDDETADINVLENNKNINVPVKELKEGNKFS; encoded by the coding sequence ATGGATTTCAAAAGAGCGGTTGACATAGTAAATTCTAAAGAAACCTATGAAGTCTTATACAATGGAAAATCAGTATGGATTACAGGTCTACACCCTGATGATGAGACAGCAGACATCAATGTGCTGGAAAATAATAAAAACATCAATGTTCCGGTAAAAGAACTAAAAGAAGGCAATAAATTTTCTTAA
- a CDS encoding radical SAM protein gives MKPLKQYLQEAAVSGLISYLERNPEKNLANIMAFGERLAINPNHKQLARSVEKYVLDKNSNWHKFTMSIFKDIHPNVIKRMGINFFVNATLYGVPKQQEAEKELGVGVPWAILMDPTEACNLRCKGCWAGDYARAHQLSFELMDRICTEAKELGIYFIVLSGGEPTVRKDDIFKLAEKHNDMVFHLFSNGTLIDEDFADRMVKLGNVTVAVSIDGLEESTDYRRGKGVFQKVMRAMDVMREKGAVFGFSTTYTRLNTEEVGSDEFIDLMIEKGAKFGWYFTYIPVGAESDLEFMATPEQRKYMYERVNQIRATKPLFVVDFWNDGEASSGCIAGGRRYFHINAMGDIEPCAFIHYANDNIKDMSLKEALKTPIFRAYQKRQPFNTNMLRPCPLIDNPEMLRDIVIESGAHNTQEHDDTDIRVLADKLKDYSEAWGKVSDEIWEEKEKSKSNAS, from the coding sequence ATGAAGCCATTAAAGCAATATTTACAAGAGGCAGCTGTAAGCGGACTGATAAGTTATCTTGAGAGAAATCCTGAAAAAAATCTTGCCAATATCATGGCGTTTGGTGAGCGTTTGGCCATAAATCCCAACCACAAACAACTGGCCAGGAGCGTAGAGAAATATGTGCTGGATAAAAACAGTAACTGGCACAAGTTTACCATGAGCATATTTAAAGATATTCATCCCAATGTGATAAAAAGGATGGGTATTAATTTCTTTGTCAATGCTACTCTATACGGTGTTCCAAAACAGCAGGAAGCTGAAAAAGAGCTAGGCGTAGGTGTGCCATGGGCGATTTTGATGGATCCAACAGAAGCGTGCAATTTAAGGTGTAAAGGCTGCTGGGCAGGGGATTATGCGAGAGCGCACCAGTTGAGTTTTGAACTTATGGATAGAATATGCACGGAGGCCAAAGAGTTAGGCATATACTTTATTGTACTTTCAGGCGGGGAGCCCACGGTAAGAAAAGACGATATATTTAAATTAGCAGAAAAACACAATGACATGGTATTTCATCTCTTTTCAAATGGTACGTTGATCGATGAGGATTTTGCAGATCGAATGGTTAAATTAGGGAATGTGACTGTTGCGGTAAGCATAGATGGCTTAGAAGAATCTACAGATTACAGGCGCGGCAAAGGAGTTTTCCAGAAAGTCATGAGGGCCATGGATGTAATGAGGGAAAAAGGTGCAGTATTTGGTTTTTCTACTACATACACGAGGCTTAACACAGAGGAAGTGGGAAGTGACGAATTTATAGATCTCATGATAGAAAAAGGTGCAAAGTTTGGGTGGTATTTCACGTATATTCCTGTCGGCGCCGAATCCGATCTGGAATTTATGGCGACACCAGAGCAGAGGAAGTACATGTACGAAAGGGTTAATCAGATAAGGGCGACAAAGCCTTTGTTCGTAGTGGATTTCTGGAATGACGGTGAAGCCAGCAGCGGTTGCATAGCGGGTGGAAGAAGATATTTCCACATAAATGCCATGGGCGATATAGAACCGTGTGCCTTTATACACTATGCCAATGACAATATAAAGGATATGAGCTTGAAAGAAGCTTTGAAGACGCCTATATTTAGAGCTTATCAGAAGCGGCAGCCATTTAATACAAATATGTTAAGGCCATGTCCTTTAATAGATAATCCCGAGATGCTGAGGGATATTGTCATTGAGTCTGGAGCTCATAATACACAGGAGCACGACGATACAGATATCAGGGTTTTAGCAGATAAATTAAAGGATTATTCTGAGGCATGGGGCAAGGTTTCGGATGAGATCTGGGAGGAGAAGGAAAAATCAAAGAGTAATGCTAGTTAA
- a CDS encoding (2Fe-2S)-binding protein produces the protein MAGIESPGLTAAPAIAVEVREILSKAGLKLVKKDDFIDTRTVVRFRDLNFQERAELIEKDPRYGKIICRCETVTEGEIVDAIKRGARSVDAVKRRTRAGMGRCQGGFCSPRVAEILSKELHIPMDKVTKSGDGSYMLVGRIKETLRGEENA, from the coding sequence GTGGCGGGTATAGAGTCTCCAGGTCTTACGGCAGCTCCGGCTATTGCCGTGGAGGTGCGGGAAATTTTAAGTAAAGCAGGGCTAAAATTGGTGAAAAAAGATGATTTTATTGATACTCGCACTGTAGTACGGTTTAGAGATCTAAATTTCCAGGAACGCGCTGAGCTGATTGAAAAGGACCCGCGATATGGTAAGATTATATGTAGATGTGAAACCGTAACTGAAGGGGAGATTGTTGATGCAATAAAGAGAGGGGCAAGGAGCGTGGATGCCGTCAAGAGAAGGACCAGGGCCGGCATGGGCAGGTGTCAAGGTGGTTTTTGTTCACCGAGGGTTGCGGAGATCTTATCAAAAGAACTTCATATACCCATGGATAAAGTGACGAAAAGCGGCGATGGTTCTTATATGCTCGTCGGCAGAATAAAAGAGACCTTAAGAGGTGAGGAGAATGCTTAA
- the glpK gene encoding glycerol kinase GlpK, which produces MYIIALDEGTTSVRAILYDGTGKAIVSSSKPIKIKTPRPGWVQQDAEEIYGKAVDVLKELINKAGVAARDIAAIGIANQRETVVVWDRKTGMPVYDAIVWQCRRTADICEKIKAEGMAEEIFNKTGLEVDAYFSATKIKWILENVPGALYKALNGQLIAGTIDSYLIWKLTEEHKHVTDPTNASRTMLFNIKELKWDKDLIRYFDIPIDMLPEVVDSSSKVGYTSVLGDPVLIGGIIGDQQASLFGQCCFDIGEAKNTYGTGSFMLINTGDYIKAPSGLLNTVGWTIRGKATYAIEGSIFISGALIQWLRDQMGILKTAQESEELALQVSDNGGIYIVPAFTGLGAPYWDMYARGLIIGITRGTTKAHIARAALEAMAYQVYDIFDMVENNSGFAIKSLKVDGGASSNNFLMQFQANILGVDVIRPEDLETTARGAAYMSGLTAGVWDMEILKKLNKEDRVFKPDIDFDRARAIKGWRRAVERSKSWAI; this is translated from the coding sequence ATGTACATAATAGCGCTGGATGAAGGTACTACCAGTGTACGTGCAATTTTATATGACGGTACAGGGAAAGCGATAGTTAGTTCATCTAAGCCTATAAAGATAAAAACTCCACGGCCGGGCTGGGTACAGCAGGACGCGGAAGAGATATATGGTAAGGCGGTAGATGTATTAAAAGAACTTATAAATAAAGCAGGTGTTGCAGCCAGAGATATTGCAGCTATAGGTATTGCCAATCAACGAGAAACCGTTGTAGTATGGGATAGAAAGACGGGTATGCCTGTTTATGATGCTATAGTATGGCAGTGCCGTAGGACGGCGGATATTTGTGAAAAAATAAAAGCAGAAGGTATGGCGGAAGAAATTTTTAATAAAACAGGCCTGGAAGTTGATGCTTACTTTTCTGCAACAAAAATAAAGTGGATTTTAGAGAATGTTCCTGGGGCTCTCTATAAAGCCCTAAATGGACAGCTGATTGCAGGGACTATAGATTCATATCTTATTTGGAAGCTAACAGAAGAGCATAAGCATGTTACCGATCCCACCAATGCATCTCGGACGATGTTATTTAATATAAAAGAGCTAAAATGGGATAAGGATTTAATTAGGTATTTTGATATCCCAATTGATATGTTGCCAGAAGTGGTGGATTCGTCATCAAAGGTGGGCTATACCAGTGTACTGGGTGATCCTGTGCTAATAGGCGGGATTATAGGTGACCAGCAGGCATCGCTGTTTGGCCAGTGCTGCTTTGATATTGGAGAAGCTAAAAACACCTATGGGACGGGTAGTTTCATGCTTATTAATACCGGGGATTATATCAAAGCTCCTTCAGGGCTTTTGAATACCGTAGGCTGGACTATAAGGGGAAAGGCAACTTACGCCATAGAAGGAAGCATATTTATAAGTGGAGCGCTGATTCAATGGCTGAGGGACCAGATGGGCATATTAAAGACTGCTCAGGAGTCTGAAGAACTGGCTTTGCAGGTCAGTGACAACGGGGGTATTTATATAGTTCCAGCTTTTACAGGTTTGGGTGCTCCTTACTGGGATATGTACGCAAGGGGCCTTATAATAGGTATTACTAGAGGAACCACAAAGGCCCATATAGCTAGGGCAGCGTTGGAAGCCATGGCGTATCAGGTGTATGACATATTTGACATGGTTGAAAATAATTCAGGCTTTGCGATAAAGTCACTAAAGGTGGATGGAGGTGCCAGTTCTAATAATTTTCTTATGCAATTTCAGGCAAATATATTGGGCGTAGACGTAATAAGGCCCGAAGACCTTGAGACAACTGCACGAGGTGCTGCATATATGTCAGGTTTAACAGCTGGTGTCTGGGATATGGAAATATTAAAAAAATTAAACAAAGAAGATAGGGTATTTAAACCTGACATAGATTTTGATAGGGCGAGAGCCATTAAAGGATGGAGAAGGGCTGTAGAAAGGTCCAAAAGCTGGGCAATATAA
- a CDS encoding SDH family Clp fold serine proteinase has translation MWIWNIIWLIFILYTFMPLLKQRNIEIKRYKMIQDIEKKRGTRVIVMIHRQEMLSILGLPLSRYINIEDSEQVLRAIRFTPDDMPIDLILHTPGGLVLAAEQIAHAIMKHRGKVTVMVPHYAMSGGTLLALAADEIMMDENAVLGPVDPQLGNYPAVSLKRVLKEKPIEKIDDETLIMADMAEKAIVQVRDSLFRILSKRFDEDKSRELADIFTQGRWTHDYPISCEQLRSMGLQVSNDLPQEVYRLMELYPQPVQRRPSVQYVPLPYRKRRDE, from the coding sequence ATGTGGATATGGAATATCATATGGTTAATATTTATCTTGTACACGTTTATGCCGCTTTTAAAGCAGAGGAATATAGAGATAAAGCGTTATAAAATGATACAGGATATTGAAAAGAAAAGGGGTACCAGGGTCATTGTGATGATACATCGCCAGGAAATGCTGAGCATATTGGGTTTGCCGTTGAGCAGATATATCAATATAGAGGACTCCGAACAGGTGTTAAGGGCGATTCGGTTTACTCCTGACGATATGCCTATTGATCTTATACTGCATACACCTGGGGGGTTGGTACTGGCGGCGGAACAGATTGCTCATGCGATTATGAAGCATAGAGGTAAGGTTACTGTTATGGTACCTCATTATGCTATGTCAGGAGGAACGTTATTGGCCCTGGCTGCTGATGAAATAATGATGGATGAAAACGCGGTTTTGGGTCCTGTAGACCCGCAGTTAGGAAATTATCCCGCTGTTTCACTTAAACGGGTATTGAAAGAAAAACCTATTGAAAAAATAGATGATGAGACCTTGATTATGGCTGATATGGCAGAAAAAGCTATAGTACAGGTCAGGGATAGCCTATTCAGGATATTATCCAAGCGATTTGATGAGGATAAATCTCGTGAACTTGCTGATATATTTACACAGGGACGCTGGACCCATGACTATCCCATATCCTGTGAGCAACTGCGAAGTATGGGTCTTCAAGTATCCAATGATCTGCCTCAAGAGGTATACAGACTTATGGAACTCTACCCGCAACCTGTTCAGAGGAGGCCATCGGTTCAGTACGTTCCATTGCCTTATAGGAAAAGGCGCGATGAATAA
- a CDS encoding ArsR/SmtB family transcription factor gives MPDIQELKVKLFKGFSDYTRLSIVEALKKREKTVSELVEEIGSTQANISGHLRCLKEWGILGSRQEGRNIYYFIQDKKILDILKTADAVIANFIESLYKNSKVQPSL, from the coding sequence ATGCCAGATATCCAGGAATTGAAGGTGAAGTTGTTTAAGGGCTTTTCAGATTATACGAGGCTTTCTATTGTTGAAGCTTTAAAAAAGCGGGAAAAAACCGTTTCTGAATTAGTGGAGGAAATCGGAAGTACTCAGGCAAACATATCAGGGCACTTGAGGTGCTTGAAGGAATGGGGAATTCTTGGCAGCAGACAGGAAGGGAGAAATATCTATTATTTTATCCAGGATAAAAAGATACTGGATATCCTGAAAACCGCCGATGCGGTCATAGCAAATTTTATAGAGAGTCTATATAAAAATTCTAAAGTTCAACCCAGTTTATAA
- a CDS encoding NAD(P)/FAD-dependent oxidoreductase: MYDVAIIGGGITGCAIARELSKYDVSVVLIEKEEDVAAGGATKANSAIIHAGYDPIPGTLKARLNVLGNAMYGELTEKLDIPFKRIGSLVLAFNSEERMMLNELYRRGQENGVPGLKIIESHELKEMEPNVSDDAVAALYSPTAGIICPYEAAIAFYENARENGVDFVFDSEVVSIKKEDCFIVETTSGTIKALYVVNAAGVYADEISKMAGAEEFKIVPRRGEYVLLDKSQGNIVNHVIFQTPTRYGKGILVSPTVDGNLIVGPNAVDIGNKDDNITTQKGLDEVVEGARKSVPGFDLRDRITNFAGIRAVPLSGDFYNRAFI; encoded by the coding sequence ATGTACGACGTTGCTATAATTGGCGGTGGTATAACGGGTTGCGCTATTGCCCGGGAATTATCTAAGTACGATGTGTCTGTCGTATTAATAGAGAAGGAGGAAGATGTGGCGGCTGGAGGTGCCACTAAGGCTAATAGTGCTATAATACATGCAGGGTATGATCCTATACCGGGCACATTAAAAGCGCGATTGAACGTATTAGGGAATGCCATGTACGGCGAATTAACTGAAAAACTGGATATACCTTTTAAGAGGATTGGTTCTCTGGTTTTGGCTTTTAACAGTGAAGAGCGAATGATGTTAAACGAGCTCTATAGAAGAGGGCAGGAAAATGGTGTTCCTGGGCTGAAGATTATAGAAAGCCATGAGCTGAAAGAAATGGAGCCTAATGTTAGCGATGATGCAGTTGCTGCACTTTATTCTCCTACAGCAGGGATAATATGTCCGTACGAAGCTGCCATAGCCTTTTACGAGAATGCCAGAGAGAATGGTGTAGACTTTGTATTTGATAGTGAAGTTGTATCAATTAAGAAAGAGGACTGCTTTATAGTCGAAACTACATCAGGTACTATAAAGGCCCTTTACGTCGTAAATGCTGCAGGAGTTTACGCTGATGAAATAAGCAAGATGGCGGGTGCTGAAGAATTTAAAATAGTACCTCGAAGGGGAGAGTATGTGCTATTAGACAAATCTCAGGGGAACATTGTGAACCATGTGATATTTCAGACGCCGACAAGGTATGGCAAAGGTATATTGGTAAGTCCTACTGTCGATGGTAACCTTATAGTAGGTCCTAACGCTGTTGATATTGGCAACAAAGACGATAATATAACCACTCAGAAGGGATTGGACGAAGTTGTAGAAGGAGCCAGAAAAAGTGTTCCGGGCTTTGATCTTAGGGATAGGATCACCAACTTTGCCGGCATAAGGGCGGTGCCTTTAAGCGGAGATTTTTATAATAGGGCATTCATCTAA